DNA from Vulpes vulpes isolate BD-2025 chromosome 9, VulVul3, whole genome shotgun sequence:
CCGTGGAGGAGGGAAAGCACCCCCACTCACCCCCAAGGTGCCCTACCTGCCAGCATCTTGTGAGATGGTCACTGACACATCCAGGCCCAGCGTAGTGACCCTCTTACAGACCGCGTCCATGTCGATGATGGAGTCGATGCTTTCGGGCCCGTCTTCCACGCAGCACTGGGAGCCGGGGCAGAAGCGGCAGTTGTCCAGCCCCTTGTAGCCCTTGTTATGCCCACATTTCTCCAGTGTGACAGTGGTCGCCATGCCCGACACCCCCACATGCACCACGAGCTGCAGATAGACACGCAGGGCTTAACAGGGGTGTGGCCAAAAGACTGGGAGTTCCCCCCCAGGCCAAGGAGAGGCCCCTTGTTGCTGGAATGGGCCATACAATACCCCACAGAAAGGTCTGCCAAGAAAACATGCCAGGATGTGCAACACGCAAGGATATTCACTGCAGCTGTGTTAACACAAATACCAGAAAACGACCTCATTAGCCATtagcagctgggggggggggggcgggttggctaaataaattaataaattaggaGCTACTACTATGTAGCTGTTAACATGCCAAAAGCAGTTCTGTAAAGGAACTATCTTCAAGCCATATTGCCAAATGCAAAAGACAAGGTGTAACTTCCAGGAATCTAACCTATGATCAAAGAGGTAATAATGTGTCAATGGTCGTTTCAgtgttttttctaaaaatgagggggaaaacTCATGAAAACACTGGCATGCTCCATTATAGGAGAACAGTTACATTCATTAGGAAAAACTGCCCAGCTGTTAAAATAACGTAAGGGAAAAATTTTTAACGACCTAGGCACTAAAATGctcatgataaaatatttatggaaagcaGGACACCCGCACTGAATACAGTTGAATTTCAACtattcattattagtgtgtatGCTTACACACAGAAAGGGCATTGTACACATAAACATTTACacatgtaaacatttaaaatgtgggCTGAGGAGCATGCTGTCCCATATGGCAGCCAGGGGCCATGGAACTAGTGAGCACTTAGAACGTGGCTGGTAGGAATTGAGATGCGCAGTCAGAGCAGAACACACACCAGATTTTGGAGACcgggcacacacacaaaaaaagaatgtaaaatccCTCTGTAATAACTTTTCTAAGGTTGATGACACATCGAGATGATAATATCTTAGATACACAGGGttccaaaaaagatattattaaaaatgtatttcacctctttgttttgacattttattttatttttttattttttttaaagattttatttttttattcatgagagacacaaagagagagaggcagagacacaggcagagggagaaacaggttccatgcagggagcctgggactcgatcctgggtccccaggatctggccctgggctgaaggcagtgctaaactgctgagccacctgggccaccctattttgccattttaaaaatgtggctagagggacacagaggggcagccctggtggcacagcagtttagagcctgcctttggcccaggatgtgatcctggggtcccaggattgagtcccacatcgggctccctgcatggagcctgtttctccctctgcctgtgtctctgcctctctctgtgtctctcataaataaataagttaaatctttaaaaaaattgaatattggGGAATGTGAAAACAAAGCAGCAGCTGTAGTATAATGAGCTGAATGGTGATACTCCTtacataacaaaaagaaaaagtcgCCTGGAAACTGTGACtgagaccttatttggaaaaataaggGTCTTACTGATGAAATTAAGTAAAGGATCTCGTGATGAGATCCTCCTGCATTATCTGGGTAGGCCCCAAACCCAATGACACATGTCCTTAAAAGAGACACTTAAAGGAAagacagagggcagccctggtggctcaggggtttagcaccgccttcagcccagagtatgatcctggagacctg
Protein-coding regions in this window:
- the PGPEP1 gene encoding pyroglutamyl-peptidase 1 isoform X5; amino-acid sequence: MATTVTLEKCGHNKGYKGLDNCRFCPGSQCCVEDGPESIDSIIDMDAVCKRVTTLGLDVSVTISQDAGRYLCDFTYYTSLYQSHGRSAFVHVPPLGKPYNADQLGRALQAIIEEMLDVLEQSEGKINCHHKH